A section of the Plasmodium knowlesi strain H genome assembly, chromosome: 3 genome encodes:
- a CDS encoding SICAvar, type I (fragment), producing the protein MSDRFANVLAEWYRNAGKTGDAAYEEVEKEMKDMFEELRGRIDNEIDHTGVAKACAQVKMNYGGRGPHNQEKKICKTLVKTIYWMNGLDKDGTPKVDHGKPGERELREHLRCIVGYSAMAKILSNKCEVVDIIENVQETVGDVIGIGAKGNINEKCNSVTYGDLALGSQILQKNLGEWVHKGNSAKNWLSTYLNWELCPKNGKWKHENIDEGQDKNKGVMDLFKEKKGADLYKKIDPPVGSTSQENKLQEVLHHAKSCGTESGEMENCLKKKMELIV; encoded by the exons ATGTCGGACAGATTCGCAAATGTGTTGGCAGAATGGTACAGGAATGCGGGGAAAACTGGCGACGCCGCCTAT GAAGAAGTCgagaaagaaatgaaggatATGTTTGAAGAATTAAGGGGGCGTATAGATAACGAGATTGATCACACAGGAGTGGCGAAAGCTTGTGCGCAGGTGAAAATGAATTACGGAGGGAGGGGACCTCATaatcaggagaaaaaaatatgtaaaacTCTAGTAAAAACAATATATTGGATGAATGGATTAGATAAGGACGGTACACCGAAGGTGGACCATGGCAAACCGGGCGAGAGGGAACTGAGGGAACATTTAAGGTGTATAGTAGGTTACAGTGCTATGGCAAAAATACTCAGTAATAAGTGTGAAGTGGTTGACATTATAGAAAATGTTCAGGAGACTGTGGGGGATGTAATAGGGATTGGGGCGAAAGGGAATATTAACGAAAAATGCAATTCGGTTACATATGGGGATCTTGCATTAGGTTCCCAAATTTTGCAGAAAAACTTGGGGGAATGGGTTCACAAGGGTAACAGCGCAAAGAATTGGTTAAGTACATACCTTAATTGGGAGCTGTGCCCGAAGAATGGGAAATGGAAACATGAAAATATAGACGAAGGGCAAGATAAAAACAAAGGAGTTATGGATTtgtttaaggagaaaaagggcGCTGACTTATACAAGAAAATTGATCCCCCTGTTGGTTCAACTTCACAAGAGAACAAATTACAAGAAGTCCTACATCACGCAAAATCATGTGGAACAGAAAGTGGTGAAATGGAGAACTGtctaaagaagaaaatggaattaATAGTAG
- a CDS encoding SICAvar, type I (fragment), whose amino-acid sequence GFRVQGLGFRVQGLGFRVQGLRFRVHGFRFQDSGFRVQGLARKVCLRGSWRGGERKEKEKERKRRGRKKTRKEKDEEGKRGEKKKRRKENEEEGKRGEKKKKRKEKEEERKRKEERKEEEGKRGGKEKEEERKRKEERKEEERKRGGKEKEEERKRKEKERKRKGKDKSKDILQLLKEKKAGEIHNQMNPKGVSFEGKLQEILQKAQSCSSVSGSVSKSGKGSTQECLQKELDTALEKEKKRKEKEKRRKEKEKRRKEKEKRRKEKKKEKRKKKRRKEKEKEKKREGKGKGKEKEKEKKKKRKEKEEERKRKDKSKDILQLLKENRAGDIHNRMNPKGGSPEGKLKQVLQKAQSYGTNNSDMKDCVQQKLETVKGK is encoded by the exons gggtttagggttcagggtttagggttcagggttcagggtttagggtttagggttcagggtttaaggttcagggttcatgggtttaggtttcaggattcaggttttagggttcagggtttagcaCGTAAGGTTTGTCTGCGGGGATCTTggagagggggggaaaggaaagaaaaagagaaggaaagaaaaagacgaggaaggaaaaagacgaggaaggaaaaagacgaggaaggaaaaagaggagaaaagaaaaagagaaggaaagaaaatgaggaggaaggaaaaagaggagaaaagaaaaagaaaaggaaagaaaaagaggaggaaagaaaaagaaaagaggaaagaaaagaggaggaaggaaaaagaggaggaaaggaaaaagaggaggaaagaaaaagaaaagaggaaagaaaagaggaggaaagaaaaagaggaggaaaggaaaaagaggaggaaagaaaaagaaaagaaaaagaaagaaaaagaaaaggaaaggataaaagtaaGGACATTCTTCaattgttaaaagaaaagaaggccGGCGAAATACATAACCAGATGAATCCCAAGGGAGTATCATTTGAAGGGAAATTACAAGAAATCCTACAGAAAGCACAATCCTGCTCATCAGTATCAGGATCAGTATCGAAATCAGGAAAGGGTAGCACGCAGGAATGTCTACAGAAGGAACTGGATACAGCATTAG aaaaggaaaagaaaaggaaggaaaaagaaaagaggaggaaggaaaaagaaaagaggaggaaggaaaaagaaaagaggaggaaagaaaagaaaaaggaaaagagaaagaagaagaggaggaaagaaaaagagaaggaaaagaaaagagaaggaaaaggaaaaggaaaagaaaaagaaaaggaaaagaaaaagaaaaggaaagaaaaagaggaggaaagaaaaagaaaggataaaagtaaGGACATTCTTCaattgttaaaagaaaataggGCCGGTGATATACACAATCGGATGAATCCCAAGGGGGGTTCACCAGAagggaaattaaaacaagTCCTACAGAAAGCACAATCATATGGCACAAATAATAGTGACATGAAGGACTGCGTACAGCAAAAACTGGAAACAGTAAAAGGTAAGTAA
- a CDS encoding SICAvar, type I, translating into MKNSTKSFCDRLQCAQQHWELTKTVQQVGGNTDKFWNNYVKDELGNLFNRGTVSNGGTTSNHCNSAPGLDNANKEACKHITAKLELMYQNSKGKHQFSDQIINCLLINAYAKKLNDQAKQKGYCDIEKGLKKAFEVGGKCTASNGSCIECKRDDKWDSCNMAISTSNDSVKEKVKELFNGKHQTKDTGIQQTLDDFNKGKSLCERIQCASKWYNDTQGTAGQEDFWDKNVKALWDELAKKMKDNGGKWNGDCEEVKDGNDNRTATHSEKMACKYLHAGLKHLYTTSSTDDDIFKNNPSLKQAMGCFLLHAYANEMKKRATCLIDAGIEKAFKLGEGLSTRGISCEWEESQFGGCQIDINGKGEKKSAKDKVDAVLEADNANLESMAKQVNNVTKLCDQVQCVTARWLKEKHGSNSATDKWNEMWKKFGEEIPKLSDALQEATSDAKKNDLDKYCNGLTGQNGKPPDKEACLLIATGLRNLYNVNDGTNDAVEASFKRTMQCVLLNAIADKLENGDFPCKDEKKTKEGIDHAFSKSDDIKSKGKGCKDGNDKCFTCERFTKYKDCTIKKNDNALEVKYLKEEIDPILNKVDEDDTSSLSKKSLTKTICGGQCKDKSSLCDRAQCAMKQWFPDRGKDKGQESDRKEMWEKVQEQVTDLVTSIPDNGGKKAETDDLCNEVECKNGEKDCVSKTTCKLIVKALKEVHKIEENGEDEPPLKVNNRIFKSTMRCVALNAFIHKLKKQAKQGGYACAVQKGVEGAFSKGESKRKDWCGENVKGVGNGDGSCEKCQIGQCITSKIGDDGLWSKVVDMLSNDSTTNNNNNIQQTLSKIKEKVTLCDRLQCLASRVKISKKEDKFWTGQDGAVKKLWDELAGAMNANGGNDQSGNGCDQMDGNGRTPTEPERRACNYLHSGLKQLYQPDTSLSAGNNGILSKDKNPLLRQTVGCFLLKEYAKQLQKDSKCVIEAGLKKAFQNNKSSCGNNASCIECEWDENLENCDLKIGSDNKKLNEKFNELLEQNNNNNLEENLGKINHMNNLCDYIKCAAPKWFNSNKEVKNGATTNKTWCNFWDEGVQPELKKMFDDIAQNGNKNAKNKTDVCNSIGDGNEHSVERKACNHITAGLEYINTITGEANAQNGHQDDDKFFKQSMMCAALNLYADKIKEQTDIVCPIDEKRIEKMFDDWNKQNNPNSSPSPSCKSGVYDCFVCKRDDKILDGCNLLVDKGLIGKSTPSQPKGNCNDNDENKKVQEKMTNLLQTEPKMGETLMNINEMKSSFCTQVQCAIKKKLKSNNGQTLSTGTTQPWDVLTKLLEQMTDTTNQAKVADFCKDNNWDNFGHKEKQTNKAACLLFAAGLKHIYSPKKDQFNGPSFGQTMGCLFLKEYAKQLKEMAKEQKEYKVHPKCSVEDGIKHAFEQSAKIMNDTPPCKNNGNSCFVCKQNEDDYKDCLIGSDSVKSKVETIFQDKQNKNHMQQTLENTVCPILLTDLLTPFLPLAPVSIGLSAMAYYLWKYFGPLGKGGPRLRRSPAEIPGPSVQEQVLDHVEEAGSHEYRLVKERKPPSAPTRTKRSGRANRRTIIEIHFEVLDECQKGDTQLNQKDFLELLVQEFMGSEFMEEEQVPKEDVLMDEVLMEGVPMECVPSLFSGFMV; encoded by the exons ATGAAAAATAGCACCAAGTCATTTTGTGATCGCTTGCAATGTGCACAACAACATTGGGAATTGACGAAAACGGTGCAGCAGGTAGGTGGCAACACC GACAAATTTTGGAACAACTATGTCAAGGACGAATTGGGCAATCTCTTTAATCGGGGGACTGTTAGTAATGGTGGCACCACTTCTAACCATTGCAACAGCGCTCCAGGCTTAGATAATGCAAATAAAGAAGCTTGCAAACACATTACAGCTAAATTAGAACTTATGTACCAAAATTCAAAAGGCAAACACCAATTTTCTGATCAAATTATAAATTGTCTTTTGATAAATGcttatgctaaaaaattaaatgatcaagcaaaacaaaaagggtatTGTGACATAGaaaaaggtttaaagaaagcTTTTGAGGTTGGTGGTAAATGCACGGCCAGTAATGGTTCGTGCATTGAATGTAAAAGGGATGACAAATGGGATAGTTGCAACATGGCAATTAGCACCAGCAATGAcagtgtaaaggaaaaagtgaaggaattGTTCAACGGCAAGCACCAAACGAAGGACACCGGAATACAACAAACCTTGGATGACTTCAATAAGGGAAAATCGTTATGTGAACGTATACAATGTGCATCGAAGTGGTATAATGACACCCAGGGCACCGCGGGACAG GAAGACTTCTGGGACAAGAATGTGAAGGCATTGTGGGATGAATtagcaaagaaaatgaaggataaTGGGGGAAAATGGAACGGGGATTGTGAAGAAGTGAAGGATGGAAATGATAATAGAACAGCAACTCATTCTGAAAAGATGGCATGCaagtatttgcatgccggcttaaaACATCTGTATACGACGTCGTCGACAGACGACGACATCTTtaagaacaacccatcgttgaaACAAGccatgggttgttttttacttcacgcctatgcaaatgaaatgaagaagagggCAACTTGTCTTATTGATGCTGGAATAGAAAAGGCATTCAAACTTGGTGAAGGTTTAAGTACTCGTGGTATTTCATGTGAATGGGAGGAAAGTCAATTTGGCGGATGCCAAATTGACATAAATGGCAAAggcgaaaagaaaagtgcaaaGGACAAAGTAGATGCTGTACTGGAAGCTGACAACGCTAACTTAGAATCAATGGCAAAACAAGTAAATAATGTAACCAAATTATGTGACCAAGTCCAATGTGTAACAGCTCGCTGGTTAAAGGAGAAACATGGAAGTAATAGCGCCACGGACAAATGG AAtgaaatgtggaagaaatttGGGGAGGAAATCCCAAAACTGAGCGATGCCCTCCAGGAGGCAACATCTGACGCAAAGAAGAATGATCTTGATAAATACTGCAACGGTCTAACAGGGCAGAATGGGAAGCCTCCTGATAAGGAGGCTTGCCTCCTTATAGCAACAGGATTAAGAAACCTGTACAATGTCAACGATGGCACCAACGATGCCGTTGAGGCATCGTTCAAAAGAACGATgcaatgtgttttattaaatgctaTTGCAGATAAATTAGAGAACGGTGACTTTCCAtgtaaggatgaaaagaaaacgaaggaGGGGATAGATCATGCTTTTAGTAAGAGTGATGATATTAAAAGCAAAGGTAAAGGTTGCAAGGATGGTaatgataaatgttttacGTGTGAGAGGTTTACGAAATATAAAGATtgcacaattaaaaaaaatgacaacgcATTGGAAGTAAAGtatttaaaagaagaaattgacCCAATCCTCAACAAAGTAGATGAGGATGATACTAGTTCATTATCGAAGAAATCTCTAACGaagaccatat GTGGTGGTCAAtgtaaggataaaagtagttTATGTGATCGCGCACAGTGTGCAATGAAGCAATGGTTCCCAGACAGGGGAAAAGACAAGGGACAGGAGAGTGACAGG AAGGAAATGTGGGAGAAAGTGCAGGAGCAAGTCACCGACCTTGTCACAAGCATACCTGACAATGGGGGGAAGAAAGCCGAGACAGACGATCTTTGCAATGAGGTtgaatgtaaaaatggtgaaaaggaTTGCGTAAGCAAAACAACATGCAAACTTATTGTTAAAGCATTAAAGGAGGTACATAAAATTGAAGAGAATGGCGAAGACGAACCGCCACTCAAAGTGAATAATCGAATATTTAAATCTACCATGCGTTGTGTAGCACTCAATGCCTTTATACACAAATTGAAGAAACAGGCGAAACAGGGTGGTTATGCTTGTGCTGTGCAGAAAGGAGTAGAAGGGGCCTTCAGTAAGGGGGAGAGTAAACGTAAGGACTGGTGTGGGGAGAATGTTAAGGGGGTTGGTAATGGGGATGGTTCATGTGAGAAGTGCCAGATAGGACAGTGCATCACCTCTAAAATTGGAGATGATGGCCTATGGTCCAAAGTGGTGGATATGTTAAGCAATGactccaccaccaacaacaacaacaatataCAACAAACATTGtccaaaataaaagagaaggtcACTTTATGTGATCGTCTCCAATGTTTAGCATCTCGAGTTAAGATATCGAAAAAAGAG GACAAATTCTGGACAGGACAGGATGGCGCCGTGAAGAAATTGTGGGATGAATTAGCAGGAGCAATGAACGCAAATGGGGGCAATGACCAAAGTGGAAATGGATGTGATCAAATGGATGGTAATGGAAGAACACCCACCGAACCTGAAAGAAGGGcctgcaattatttgcattccGGCTTAAAACAACTgtaccaaccggatacttcGTTGTCAGCAGGAAACAATGGTATCTTGTCCAAGGACAAGAACCCACTGTtgagacaaacagtgggttgtttccttcttaaagaatatgcaaaacaactGCAAAAAGACTCAAAATGTGTTATCGAAGCAGGTTTAAAGAAAGCAtttcaaaataataaatctTCATGCGGGAACAATGCTTCGTGCATTGAATGTGAATGGGatgaaaatttggaaaattgcGACTTAAAGATTGGCAGCGACAATAAGAAActtaatgaaaaatttaatgaattGCTCGAACAaaacaacaataacaacTTAGAAGAAAACCTAGGGAAAATAAACCACATGAACAACCTATGTGATTATATTAAATGTGccgcacccaaatggttcaacAGCAACAAAGAAGTGAAGAATGGTGCTACTACTAAcaagacttgg tgtaaCTTTTGGGATGAGGGCGTCCAGCCCGAACTGAAGAAAATGTTCGACGACATCGCTCAGAATGGAAATAAGAATGCAAAGAACAAAACTGATGTATGCAATAGcattggtgatggtaatgaacatagtgttgaaaggaaagcttgtaatcatatcacagcaggtttaGAATACATTAACACAATTACAGGTGAGGCCAACGCTCAGAACGGCCATCAGGATGATGAtaagttttttaaacaatctatgatgtgcgcagcacttaaccTTTAcgcagataaaataaaagaacaaacGGACATAgtttgtcccattgatgagaaaagaatagaaaaaatgtttgatGATTGGAATAAACAGAATAATCCAAATTCTTCGCCTTCGCCTTCGTGTAAGAGTGGAGTTTATGATTGCTTTGTCTGTAAAAgggatgataaaattttggacGGTTGCAACCTCCTCGTTGATAAAGGTCTCATTGGAAAATCAACACCATCACAACCAAAAGGAAATTGCAATGATaacgatgaaaataaaaaagtccAAGAGAAAATGACCAATCTCCTCCAAACTGAACCCAAAATGGGCGAAACATTAATgaacataaatgaaatgaaatcttctttctgtactcaagtccaatgcgcaataaaaaaaaaactaaagaGCAACAATGGACAAACACTTTCAACCGGAACAACACAACCTTGG GATGTATTAACGAAACTTTTAGAACAAATGACGGACACTACGAATCAGGCGAAGGTTGCCGACTTCTGCAAAGACAACAATTGGGATAATTTTggccataaagaaaaacaaacaaataaagcagcttgtttgctttttgctgcaggattaaagcacatttattCCCCAAAGAAGGACCAGTTTAacggcccatcgtttggacaaacgatgggttgtttatttcttaaagaatatgcaaaacaattaaaagaaatggcaaaagaacaaaaggagTATAAGGTACATCCTAAATGTAGCGTAGAGGATGGTATAAAACATGCTTTTGAACAAAGtgcaaaaattatgaatgaCACACCTCCATGCAAAAATAATggtaattcttgttttgtgtgcaaacAAAACGAAGACGATTATAAAGATTGCCTAATTGGCTCTGACAGTGTAAAGTCTAAGGTGGAAACAATCTTCCAAGacaaacagaacaaaaaccatatgcaacaaactttggagaatacagtctgtcccatccttcttacggatctccttaccccttttcttcctttggctcctgtctccattggcctttctgctatggcttattacctttggaag tattttggtcctcttggtaaaggaggaccacgtttaagaagatctcctgctgaaattcctggtccatccgtacaggaacaagtcctcgatcatgtggaagaagccggttcacatgaatatcgattggtgaaggaacgaaaacctccatctgctccaacaagaacgaaacgttctggtcgcgcgaatcgtcgcacgattattgaaattcattttgaagtgttggacgaatgtcaaaaaggggacacacaattgaaccagaaggattttctggaacttttggttcaagaattcatgggatcggaatttatggaagaagaacaggttcctaaggaagacgTTCTTATGGAtgaagttcttatggaaggggttcctatggaatgtgttccaagtttattttccgggtttatggtttaa
- a CDS encoding KIR protein: MYEVEENMSGSSTNKELKCNKGPGSWNSYESQVEQHLSQVSDKENLTKKLLRMACCVLGAYGDDPRGGGGCDLLYYVVGSILHRNLTNKGSFDSIMEEVHKILGEALSNGNCKDLPSKGGTKLFELMEKLSYYRVDPKNVWTEKVSSKEVSCEGCTNYLKKVATALGKVKEYCAESQNKDECTGIPEEEGDQGSPGYLLGLMYGIIPDLEATLEAEREQEQCLKHLPSNLRYRSLLNVIKKCNDEHMSGKEGIKTAMENSLKQYQGTPYYADQIINTWCYANGLGESTLSGGEHCRYFYFWLGGILSSVRGEVQNFSSLMKAIYDELAKFGINDGCTNIYEQDSIDNIDIFNNMKLIYDYSKDHGTIKQYVENPQGAGFSCAKHYSSYLDIVISAYNDMNSRCSGGNGKQWCAAYRDMLDQRSEEELLKLRSSLKNISPPSTTNSATAVTTGSAVGGTLFTLGLPLAAFLSYKYDLLPSGIRKFFLRGGSGTRMRRSAFEPNSGTEMGNFTEYYTENGSTTIDPTEYSTVAGSSSNLTTTSTEDSSILYNEDGPSRSPPSPPLPRKKRGGGNNRRGQNISYHSMER, encoded by the exons atgtATGAGGTCGAA GAGAATATGAGTGGAAGTAGTACAAATAAGGAACTTAAATGTAATAAGGGGCCGGGGAGTTGGAATTCATACGAGAGTCAAGTGGAACAACATTTATCACAAGTCAGCGATAAAGAGAACTTAACTAAGAAACTTTTACGTATGGCATGCTGCGTTCTTGGTGCCTATGGTGACGACCCTAGGGGAGGCGGAGGTTGTGATCTCCTTTATTATGTAGTGGGGAGCATATTACATAGGAATTTAACTAATAAAGGGTCATTTGATAGTATTATGGAGGAAGTGCATAAAATATTGGGAGAGGCACTAAGTAATGGGAACTGTAAAGATTTGCCAAGTAAAGGTGGGACAAAGCTCTTCGAgttaatggaaaaattgtccTACTACAGAGTGGACCCTAAGAATGTATGGACAGAAAAAGTGAGTTCCAAGGAAGTAAGTTGTGAGGGATGCactaattatttaaaaaaagtggccACAGCACTTGGGAAGGTGAAGGAATATTGTGCAGAATCCCAGAATAAGGATGAGTGTACCGGAATTCCAGAGGAGGAAGGTGATCAAGGTAGCCCTGGGTATTTATTAGGGTTAATGTATGGCATAATTCCTGATCTGGAGGCTACATTAGAGGCCGAGAGGGAACAG GAACAATGTTTGAAGCACTTACCTTCAAATTTGAGATATCGTTCACTCCTTAATGTCATAAAGAAGTGTAATGATGAACACATGTccggaaaggaaggaataaagacTGCAATGGAAAATTCACTGAAACAGTATCAAGGAACCCCTTATTATGCAGATCAAATTATAAATACGTGGTGTTACGCAAATGGGTTAGGGGAAAGTACATTGTCAGGCGGGGAACATTGTcgttatttctatttttggCTAGGTGGTATATTATCTAGTGTACGGGGGGAAGTTCAAAATTTCTCCTCACTTATGAAGGCGATATACGATGAATTGGCGAAATTTGGTATTAATGATGGCTGCACTAATATATACGAACAGGACAGCATTGACAATATCGACATTTTCAATAACATGAAATTAATATATGATTATTCTAAGGACCACGGAACTATAAAACAATATGTGGAAAATCCCCAGGGTGCTGGATTTTCCTGTGCTAAACACTATTCTAGTTATTTGGACATAGTTATTTCAGCATACAACGATATGAACTCCAGATGTTCAGGGGGGAATGGTAAACAATGGTGTGCAGCATATAGGGACATGCTTGATCAGCGTAGTGAGGAAGAACTACTAAAATTAAGGTCTTccctaaaaaatatatcccccCCGTCCACTACCAACAGTGCCACCGCGGTCACCACGGGCTCCGCCGTGGGTGGTACATTATTCACGTTAGGATTACCATTAGCTGCTTTCCTTTCTTACAAG TATGATCTTTTACCATCTGGAATACGTAAATTCTTCTTAAGAGGCGGAAGTGGAACCAGAATGAGAAGATCAGCATTTGAACCGAATTCTGGCACGGAAATGGGAAATTTCACTGAATATTACACAGAAAACGGCTCAACAACAATAGATCCAACAGAATATTCCACAGTAGCAGGTTCATCATCTAATTTAACAACAACTTCAACAGAGGACAGTTCTATTTTATATAATGAAGATGGACCATCACGAtcaccaccatcaccaccattaccgagaaaaaaaaggggaggaggaaataatCGAAGGGGCCAAAATATTAGTTATCATAGTATGGAACGTTGA
- a CDS encoding vacuolar protein sorting-associated protein 51, fragment, putative yields the protein MFSDVLEFTFCIICTWMFISLYLRRPCSNLDVSTRGEILHLEKKKIILVIIKILFKNYSEYVRDLHFNEYGFEKLRVNFFFFFHCLKIFVPMDDEHVLFVILNEVLISAYERSMNFTLSNAGVNALYQAYLLSEIDCDIEANRKFIMNSLRRV from the coding sequence ATGTTCAGTGATGTGTTGGAGTTTACCTTTTGTATTATTTGCACGTGGATGTTTATATCGCTATACTTGAGGAGGCCCTGTTCGAATTTGGACGTCTCGACAAGGGGAGAAATTTTGCacttggaaaagaaaaaaattattctcgTGATaatcaaaattttgtttaagAATTACAGTGAATATGTGCGAGACTTACATTTTAATGAATAcggttttgaaaaattaagagtgaatttttttttcttctttcactgtCTAAAGATTTTTGTTCCTATGGATGATGAGCATGTGCTGTTTGTAATTCTGAATGAAGTATTAATCAGTGCATATGAGCGCTCGATGAATTTCACCCTCTCCAATGCAGGGGTTAACGCCCTATATCAGGCCTACTTACTAAGCGAGATTGACTGTGATATCGAGGCTAATAGGAAGTTTATAATGAACAGCTTGAGGAGGGTATAG